GTCGACTTGCGCGCGCCGAAAAGCGAACGGGTTGATCCGGCGAAGCTCGCCACGCTCGCCATGCCCACACCGAACGGACCCGTGCCGCTCGGAACGATCGGGCATGTGGTGAACGATCTGGAATACGGCGTGATCTGGGAACGCGACCGCCAGCCGACCATCACCGTGCAGTCGGACGTGAAGGCCGGCGCGCAGGGTATTGACGTGACGCATGCGATCGAAAAGAAACTCGCCACGTTGCGGGCTGGGTTGCCGGTGGGGTATCGGATAGAAGTGGGCGGACCGGTTGAGGAAAGCGCGAAAGGCCAATCGTCCATCAACGCGCAAATGCCGATCATGGCAATTGTCGTGCTCACGCTGCTGATGATCCAGTTGCAGAGCTTCGCACGCGTGATGATGGTGGTGCTGACCGCGCCGCTTGGGTTGATCGGCGTGGTGATCGCGCTGCTGCTGTTCAACAAGCCGTTCGGATTTGTCGCCATGCTTGGCGTGATCGCGATGTTCGGGATCATCATGCGTAACTCGGTGATTCTCGTCGACCAGATCGAGCAGGATATTGCCGCGGGGCATCCTCGCTTTGACGCCATTGTTGGCGCGACGGTGCGGCGTTTCCGGCCGATCACGCTGACTGCCGCCGCTGCGGTGCTCGCGCTGATTCCGCTCTTGCGCAGCAACTTCTTCGGCCCGATGGCAACCGCGTTAATGGGCGGGATCACGAGCGCGACCGTGCTTACGCTGTTTTACTTGCCGGCGTTGTATGCGGCTTCGTTCAAGGTGCGGCATAACGAGCGCGCGGGGTATGAAGATCCGAACACACCCTCAACGCCCGATGTCCGCGATGGAGGCCAGTCATGACACGCTCTGCCCTCACTGTTCTTGGCTTTGCAGCCGCCCTTTCCGCGTGCACGTTTGGCCCGGATGGAAAGCCGCCCGTCATGGCGACGGTGGCCCATTACGGTGCCGACGCGCAACCAGCGCGTACCGTGACGGCCGAAGGGGTATCGCAGAGTTTCGACGCCGGTGCGAAACCCGTGCCCGAATGGTGGAAGCTCTACCGTTCGGAGCCGTTGAACGCGCTGGTCGATGAAGGTTTGCGTAACAGCCCAAGCCTCGCCGCGACCGACAAAACCCTCGCTGCGGCGCGCGAACAACTGCGGGCGCAAGTCGGCGAGTCGATGCTGCCGAGCATCGACCTCGGCGGCCAGACGAACCGTGAGCGCGCGATCGGCGTGCCGAACTTCGGGCCGCCCACGGTGCTCTACAACCTCTTTGTCGGCCAGATCCGGGCACAATACACGTTCGACCTGTTCGGCGCGGCGCGACTCGCGGACCGGGCGCTGGCAGCGCAGGTAGATAGCCAGGCCTGGCAATTCGATGCCGCCCGCCGCGCACTCGCCGCGAACATTGTCACGGGTGCTATCGGTGCGGCGTCGTTAGGCGCGCAAATCGATACGACCGAGCGGCTGATCGTCCTCGCGGATGACGATGCGCGAGAAACGCAGCGCCGCTACGAACTCGGTTCGGCGTCGCGCGCAGACGCGCTCGAGGCACAATCAAATGCCGCCGCGCTCGCCGCTTCGCTGCCGGGGCTGCGCGCCCAGTGGCTTGCAACGCGCCACGCGCTTGCCGTGATGCTCGGCCGGACACCGGATCAGGCACCGCCGGATCTCGATCTCGCGTCGCTCACCGTGCCGGGCAACGTGCCAGTGGTCGTGCCGTCGGAACTGCTTGCCAGCCGCCCGGATATCCAGGCCGCCGATGCACTGCTCAAAGCGGCCGCAGCGCAAGTCGGCGTTGCGACGGCGCAGATGTTCCCGAGCCTGACGTTGTCTGCGTCGATGGGGAAAGCGGGTTTCAGCTGGCCATCCGCCTTATCAGGGGCTGGCGCGATCTGGGGTTTAGGCGCGTCGCTGTCGCAGCCGCTGTTTCATGGCGGCGCATTACTCGCTCAAAAACGCGCGGCGCAAGCGAGCTATGAAGCCGCCGTGGCGCAATACAAGCAAACGGTGCTGGCCGCGTTCCGCAACGTGGCGGATTCGCTCGCGGCGCTCGAGCAGGATAACCAGGCACTCAGCTTCGCCGATACCGCCAGCCGCGCTTCCATGAGCGCGTTCACGGATGCAGCGGCCCGCGTGCGGCTTGGGGCGATTCCGCCCTCGGCATCACGTGCGAGC
This window of the Caballeronia sp. SBC1 genome carries:
- a CDS encoding efflux transporter outer membrane subunit, which codes for MTRSALTVLGFAAALSACTFGPDGKPPVMATVAHYGADAQPARTVTAEGVSQSFDAGAKPVPEWWKLYRSEPLNALVDEGLRNSPSLAATDKTLAAAREQLRAQVGESMLPSIDLGGQTNRERAIGVPNFGPPTVLYNLFVGQIRAQYTFDLFGAARLADRALAAQVDSQAWQFDAARRALAANIVTGAIGAASLGAQIDTTERLIVLADDDARETQRRYELGSASRADALEAQSNAAALAASLPGLRAQWLATRHALAVMLGRTPDQAPPDLDLASLTVPGNVPVVVPSELLASRPDIQAADALLKAAAAQVGVATAQMFPSLTLSASMGKAGFSWPSALSGAGAIWGLGASLSQPLFHGGALLAQKRAAQASYEAAVAQYKQTVLAAFRNVADSLAALEQDNQALSFADTASRASMSAFTDAAARVRLGAIPPSASRASERQYRNARLDAIRYESARLSDTALLFQAMGSPTGSAANVAAAAAGKTTEAAK